From a region of the Clostridiales bacterium genome:
- a CDS encoding undecaprenyl-diphosphate phosphatase, producing the protein MDIWEAILLGLAQGLTEFLPVSSSGHLVLIQNILGVEGDLLFFDVMLHVGTLLAVFAVFFKDILDLFKPPFKTMGLLILATLPAGLVMLLFADKIEALFEGKFLWIGFLITAIMLLITEYVGKKYPKDRPLDLKVGLIMGLAQAVAVVPGISRSGATISGGVYAGAQREKIAKFSFLMSIPVILGSGFYEALQVREWASVPVLCVIIGMVAAAISGFLAIKLMLKIIQKCDYKWFSLYLVALALITFLNEHVLFLW; encoded by the coding sequence ATGGACATTTGGGAAGCAATACTGCTGGGGCTGGCGCAAGGGTTGACGGAGTTTTTGCCGGTATCGTCCAGCGGTCATTTGGTTTTGATTCAAAATATATTGGGCGTTGAAGGGGATTTGCTGTTTTTTGATGTGATGCTCCATGTGGGCACGCTTTTGGCCGTTTTTGCGGTATTTTTTAAAGATATTTTAGATTTATTCAAACCGCCTTTCAAAACAATGGGGTTATTGATACTTGCGACATTGCCCGCGGGGCTTGTAATGCTTCTATTTGCCGATAAAATAGAAGCGTTGTTTGAAGGAAAATTTTTGTGGATAGGATTTTTAATAACGGCTATTATGCTTTTGATAACCGAATATGTGGGCAAAAAATATCCTAAAGATAGACCTTTGGATTTGAAAGTTGGTTTGATTATGGGCCTTGCCCAAGCCGTAGCCGTCGTTCCTGGGATTTCCAGAAGCGGCGCGACTATAAGCGGCGGAGTTTACGCGGGCGCGCAAAGAGAAAAAATAGCCAAGTTTTCTTTTTTGATGAGCATACCCGTGATATTGGGCTCGGGCTTTTATGAAGCGCTTCAAGTGCGCGAATGGGCTTCTGTTCCCGTCCTTTGCGTTATTATCGGAATGGTTGCTGCGGCGATTAGCGGTTTTTTGGCTATAAAGTTAATGCTCAAAATCATCCAAAAATGCGACTACAAATGGTTCTCATTATATTTAG